TGACAGTGTCTGCTGGATATCACGGCGCCGCTGCGGAGGCAACGTCTGGAAGGTGATCACGTCCTCCGCCAGCCTTAACAGAATGAGCATTACCAGCTCAGTCTGGGCTTCCTGTGTGTTAAAAAATAGTATACAACAGAAAATTGAAGAAAATGTTGACAGAGAGATTTTTCCAGTTGATATTTTTACCATCACTAAAGAAGGATTTCAAAGGTACTTTGTATTTTCCTTTTGCTTTTTACATTTtgagtatttatttaaaagtagtccaaatgcaaaaatacttttgattaaaaaaaggcaatactTACCTACTTACAACTACTTTGGTtgtttaacgaaaaaaaaaaccttatcaaACAAATACTAGCTAAGAAAATTCTgaataaagataaaaataattttgaaaaagccaaaatataaatttagtttttatttttgtctttggaagcagttttttatttatttatttttttgttaatcaactatatataaacacattaaaaataaatacagtaaataaatcatatatatatatatatatatatatatatatatatatatatatatattaataggataatttattcataatattgtaaaaattggtcattttcaaaaacaaattcCACAAGATGGAAAAGCAAGGATAGACATCAGCATATGATGCAAAATATGAGTGCGAGCTCACCCCTTCGTTTGAGAGATTTTCCAGCTCCTCAAGCATGTTGGGCCAATTCTGCGGCCACTCCCTCTTGATCATTTCCACCACAACCCGTGAGAGTACGTCTTTAATGTAGCTTTCCTCTTGTAGGATCGGTTGTGTACCCTAAGAGGAAAACAAGTCAAATCAACCCCAGCACTTCAATTTCAAACACCTGCAAGCCAATACTTACTTGTGACAACAGCTGCATGGTGTAGTCTTTGACTTGGATTTTTTCATGCAACTCCATATCGTTCCATCGGAATCtgcaagggatttttttttgttacttagCATCAAAATGTTCACGTTATAGGACAAGtgatatttttgttcattaaaaaacaagcaCTCATGTCCTATGACAGGCTAAAAGGTGTCCTCTACTGGCTAGCTCGTAACATAGGGGCAACAATAGAAATTTTCCCAGCACCCCCAGTGAGTCATTATTTCTAATTTTAGCATCAAGGGGTCaataatgaattttaaaaaaaataaagttttttttgtttacaattattattttaaataaatataaaataattgaaGTTTCCtctgttttatttgaatttattgATTCACCACCCTTTTAAAAGAATTTAaccttaaaatattaaaaataaaaaaggaaataatctTTGCATCCCATTGCCAGCcatagattcattcattcatcgtgTGAATGACTTATGCTCACAGTGGTCGctggggtcctggagcctatgccagatAACAACAAAAAGGACTTACTTGATGACATGTTCCATAATTTGCAAGCCAAAGTGTCTGACTACGGGAGGTTGGGCTTTGTCCGTTAGTTGAAAGCCGCACGGGACACACAGGGGACTCTTCTCTTTAAACTCTtcaaaaaactatcaaaaaagACATGACACAGAAGATAGTAGATTCCATAGCATCTCACACAGTAGGATGAccataaacacacaaaatttAGAACGCTCAAGGAATAACACTGGGTAACAAGGCTTCTGTGCCATAGACTTTAAATAAAGAGAAACTACAACTAAGCACTCACTTTTAAATGTGTGACAAGTGATTATGACTATAGTCCGATATGGTTGACGTTATAGGTGCGCCTACGCAAAGTGTAAATAAATGCACTCGAATCAGGTTAGCcccatccaagatggcggctcTCTGTAAAGTTGGCTTCATTAAACACCCTTGTTTAAAAGAAACACGATTgtgttatttaattaaaaacatgtaaattaataaaataagttgaaaatacatttatatcatatataaattaaaatccGGACGCACTGTACGGGAAATGGAAGACGTTTGGTCAGCGTGTTATGCAGAGCATTCGTGAACCAGAATTATGGGACAAAATACTGCTTAAAACTCAAATTGGATTCTGAATTGCACTCAAAATGAAAAACCACACTTTTCTTATTCCGATCTTTTCATAGCCGATTCATTTTTAGGTCAAATGGCAACTCCAGCTGCCTGCTAGCAACAAGCTAGCCAGTATGCTACCTTTAGGGCCTCCAGCCGATATATCTGACTGGATTCCGGGTCCATGGTTACATTCACCGCCTTGATAAGCTGCTCGCAAATGACGGCGACGTCCATGGTCCAAGTCGCACCGGGCTACTCTTTCCAGCGAGAAACAACCTCGTACACGCTCCGACCACCAAAGACTGAACGTGCAGAAAACGTGCCTAGCCAAGAACCTTTTGAACGTTTCGCTTCCCGTAGAAAGGGGTGTTTTGGGAGGGTtgtagttcaattttttttaaaaagcaacatgTGGAGACCAAATATTACATTCAATGAAAAATGGTATCTGACTGAATTCGGTATTTGCTATTCTttcacttttgtttgtttgctcttCAAACCGTATTACTGCATTTCTGTATTACTATAATTCAGTCTGGATCTTCCAGCCCCgttccaaaatggccgacaaatgACGACACTCGTCCCCATTGGTTGCTCATTTCTAGAGTTTGTGTCATTTGACAAAGTTCTTGCGCGTTCAAACCAGTGTTAGTGCGCGTGCACTTCCTTGTTTTTGGCATTCACGCTTGGAACTCTCAATATACGCCACAATgtttccttttgattttttttctgccactaCCTGGACTTTAATTGCTCTGTTTGTTGGGTTATGCCTACTGTGAGTATGTCAAGATTCggatagttttaaaaacatgatGAACTAACTCAGTTGCTGCctttgacgacgatagacgtccaattccagGGAGGGGTGGCAGGTTCTTTCGATCGCTGCTAGCCCCCATTCAaataggattggacgtctatcactgtcaatggcagtgcatGAGTGCATGAGTTATATGCAAAAATCAAGGTATCACAgggttaatgtttttttaaaattaattatgaagctaaattattgttttaattgttgCTTGGTGATTTTAATGTGATGTAAACCATTGGTGCCCTTTTTGAACCTTTTTGTCATTGTATACAAAATTGTATTTGCTTAtttgaaatttatttttctgacgagaaccccaaaatgtaaaccttactgttttttttattaaaggtcATGGaggaaaaactgtaaataatatcttaatattttataagtactaaaaaaaaatccaggctGCAAATTGGCCACTGTCACACCTGTCAATGTGATTTTTGTTTGCAGGTATGGCGTGTGGCCTTTTGGACACTTCAAAAAGTTGGGAATCCCAGGACCGAGACCCTATCCATTTGTAGGCACAATGTGGGTTTTGAGAAAGGTCAGCAAGAATAATGAATTTCACTgggaaaaaagtttgtttttaccTAATTATCCTAATTTAACCTTTAACCTAATTTAACTCTCCCACCTGTCTTCCGGAATTTCATGTAGGGGCTGCTTGTTGCTGACCGGGAATGTCACTCCAAATATGGAGACGTCTGGGGGTGAGTCTTGTTGCATAACTACACTGACGTAGCACAAAAATGCGGCGTGATAAACAAACAAGGTAAATCATTACACATCAAAACCAAGTCATTATGGCAAAATGGTTGAAGTGATGTTGAAATACATTACGAAATACAGTGAAATTACTCAAACTtgttttcctgttgtttttctatATTCATGGTGTTTCACAAATGTGTTTATGTAATGTCAAAATGGAATTTCAAATCAGTTTTTCTAATAACCTCACTGCATCTAAGCTATTTTTGCAACATTAATACTTAGATTGAAACATTTTGTCAATTGTCTGAGAACTTTGACTTCtttccaaataaaaatacattttgatcaaCGCGACACTGATTTGTGCTTCTGTGCAGAATGTATGATGGCAGAATGCCGGCGTTGATGGTGACCAATCGCGAAATTATCCAAAATGTGATGATGAGGTATTGCAACACAGTGTTCACCAATCGCAGGGTAAGAATCCTTaccaaaaaatgtaaacatgtgGGTGGGACTCCATTCataaaaaagatcaaatttaTTATAGGCCTTGTAAATGATTGCATTTTAATCGGCTAGGAATATATGTTCCGAAAAGCTACTCTTTATTcatcacaaagtgcacaaataacaacaacaaacatataaataacaataaataataaataattaataaataaatagactacataaaaagttaaaatgtttaaaaacatgtttaaataggtttgatttcaatttcaaatatgtttggaaactataaaaaaataagttaaaatggATGGTGTCAATGTAATCACAAAGAAAAAACTGCcattaaaatgcattcattttaaaacttaAATCTTTGTTTCAATTGTTTCAACATAATTATTGTTGTAAGTACCAGCCATAATTgaaagtaagatttttttttaagtcataactcattggctgccattgacaacgcaagaagtccaatccatttcccacttgaaatggattggacgtctacagtGGATAAACGCATTTGAATTCATAGCATATTGATTGGATGCCTCATGATTGGACAtctcccattttttcccccgccAGGATATGCTTTCATTCGGTGCTATGTCTGACGCCCTAACCTCGGTGAAAGACGAAAAATGGAAAAGAATCCGCTCGTCGGTGTCGCCGTGCTTCACAGGGGCAAGATTGAAGCAGGTAGGGACGCTTTAGGACAAGATCCAAATTTTATtcccccacttttttttaacatgttttatttcaatgTAGGCATTTTCCCTGGTGACTCGTTCCACGGAGCGACTGGTCGCAAGTCTGGCTGAAAAGGACCTGGGCGAACCTATGGACATCAAACAGTACGACTGTTCCTACAACTTTTGTAACATTTTACAACTAGTAAACCTACGTTTTGGTTCATACGACAGATTATCaaggaaaccaaaaaaaaagtcataatattatgagacgggtggatgagtggttatcgCGTCGGCCTTAGactgggggacctgggttcaaatccacctgtgtggagtttgaatgttctccctgggcctgcgtggcttttctgcgggtgctccggtttcctcccacattccaaagacatgcatggtaggctgattggacactctaaattgcctctcggtatgagtgtgagcctgaatggttgtttgtctccttgtgccctgtgattggctggccaccaattcagggtgtcccccacctctggcccgtagtcagctggtatatgctccagcaccccctacaactgtagtgaggataaagcagttcagcaAATAAGATGAGATAATATTATAAGATTAGcttcattatttttaaacaattttttttaacatatacaTTGTTTTCTCACGTTAACACAAACTTTGAACTTCTCATATTTGTACGATATGTTATGGGAGTTCATAGctttacaaatgtgtttttatacaGTTACATCTTATTtttggacatcatttttttttctgatcaaTTTATCGCCAAAGCTAACCATTTTATCTCCTGTAGATTTTTTGCACCGTACAGTTTGGACGTGGTGACTAGCGCTTCCTTCAGCGTGGACACCGACTCCATCAACCGTCCAGACGACCCTCTCATTGTACACCTCAAAAAAATAATGGACTTCAAATTTTGGCCCATAATATTTTTGAGTATGTGGACAGTGATTAATCATCACGTGTATAAAGCTGGAATATTTACTAAtatttattgtccttttgcagtGCTTTTCCCCCCTCTGGAGAAATTGTGCAAGTTGCTCAACTTTGACCTGATGCCCAAAGCCAGCATTGAATTTTTCTTCAACATTATTAAGAAGTTTAAAGACCAGCACCGGGAAGGACAATGGGTGTGTACATTTTTTACAGAATTGGCACTATCATCCCTTTTTCTTTACCACTTTGTCCCAATACGGTTTTTCTTATGAACTAGaatggttgcatttttttcttgtaacaTTAGGACTAACCTAGCGATTTTACACATTTGTTTTCATATCTGcacatattttttttgggggggaacatTTACGAGAGTACCTTTAAAATTTGAGAACTTTACAAGATTTCTTGTAAAGTTAGGATTTTGttcttgccatttttttaatttattaacgtggcttttttaaaaaaattggcttCATTTGACTTACAGTTTTATGACAATATTGTAACCTTGCATTGTTTTCTGGTAATATTACAAATTTATGACCAAATTAGTTTTTTCGTATAGCTTTTGTGCTTTATTCCTCTAAATCCATGACTTTCTTAATGTAATAATTGGCATTTTTTCTGATTTTATGCCCACCAACCAAGTAGTTTTCTCATAATTACAAATTTAATCCCTAACCCTTTCCCTATTTTCTTGGAACTTTCACCCCAGGTTTTGCATGGACTGCCGCCTAATCGTTGTATGACAAATCCCatcatataaaataatcttaacATTTTCACCTGCCTGATAACAACCGGTACTTAAGTAATAATCAACATGGTGGTAAAATTGTGTTTACAGGATCATTCGGACTTCCTGCAGGTGCTGATTCAGCACGAGATACCGCAGTCAGATATAAAGAGTGAAAATGAGCAACCAAGTAAAGGTACACGAGTCCAAATTgtacgtttttgttgttgttgttgccgaAACGGGACGATTTGTTATTCCTAGGTCTGACGGAAAGAGAAATCCTGTCCCAAGCTTTCATTTTCATCTTTGGGGGCTACGAGACTACCGCCACCACTCTCACGTACATCCTGTACACCATCGCCACCCACCCAGACATCATGAAGACCTTGCAAGAGGAGATCGACGCCGTTACCGGCGATGTAAAATGACCAGCGCTTTTTTGTGGCTTGCTCCATCGCCCTCAATTATTTCTCTCCTTTACCTCCCCCAAGGGTCCCCTTTCATACGAGACCTTGCAGAATATGGAGTACCTGAACTGCGTGATGAGCGAGTCATTGCGCGTCGTTCCGCCCGCGCCTCGGCTCGAGCGCATGTGCAAAAACACCATGGAGATCAACGGTATCACCATCCCCAAGGGGACGGTGGTTGTCGTACCCGTGATGGAGGTCCACAAGGACCCCCGCTATTGGAAGGACCCAGAGGTTTTTCGACCAGAAAGGTAAGCCCATAGTGAGTCTGTCATTAaaggcgacagacgtccaatccctgtcAACTTGTGTAAAACGTCACTGGTCGCAGACGATAATGTGTCATGGCACTAATTTAAGAGCCTAGTGAGGACTTTGCATTCATCAAATTATTTAGTGAATACAACCACATATGGTTTCATAACGACCAAAATCTGTATCCATAAAGAAAATCTCATTAAAATCCAGTATTATCATAACTATATCACGTCATATGTTAAAAT
Above is a window of Stigmatopora argus isolate UIUO_Sarg chromosome 11, RoL_Sarg_1.0, whole genome shotgun sequence DNA encoding:
- the LOC144084392 gene encoding cytochrome P450 3A40-like — protein: MFPFDFFSATTWTLIALFVGLCLLYGVWPFGHFKKLGIPGPRPYPFVGTMWVLRKGLLVADRECHSKYGDVWGMYDGRMPALMVTNREIIQNVMMRYCNTVFTNRRDMLSFGAMSDALTSVKDEKWKRIRSSVSPCFTGARLKQAFSLVTRSTERLVASLAEKDLGEPMDIKQFFAPYSLDVVTSASFSVDTDSINRPDDPLIVHLKKIMDFKFWPIIFLMLFPPLEKLCKLLNFDLMPKASIEFFFNIIKKFKDQHREGQWDHSDFLQVLIQHEIPQSDIKSENEQPSKGLTEREILSQAFIFIFGGYETTATTLTYILYTIATHPDIMKTLQEEIDAVTGDGPLSYETLQNMEYLNCVMSESLRVVPPAPRLERMCKNTMEINGITIPKGTVVVVPVMEVHKDPRYWKDPEVFRPERFDKDHISEIQTGTYMPFGLGPRNCVGMRYALLTVKVVLVRLLQSYNVETCEETIMPLEFNWKYQPLKPIKLKLTPRT